Proteins found in one Lutimonas zeaxanthinifaciens genomic segment:
- a CDS encoding DegT/DnrJ/EryC1/StrS family aminotransferase — MPGFELFGDAERKELNDVLENGVLMRYGFDGMRNGHWKAKELEQELQNRFGVNHAQLTSSGTTALNVALAVMGVGAGDEVIMPCFTFVASFESILASGATPVLVEIDDTLTLDPAAVEAAITPKTKVVMPVHMCGSMADLDALQAICDKHDLLLLEDACQAFGGSYKGKMLGAIGDAGTFSFDFVKTITCGEGGALLTNNSDYATWADQYSDHGHDHIGNDRGAETHPILGYNFRISELHAAVGLGQIKRMDEFIGIQRRNHAIIKAALSEIPEVSFRRIPDPEGDSCGFLNFFMPTAEFSNRVLEAFASHGIDAYWNYFNNNWHYIRKWDHFKELKSLFPLSDHIKKGLSNLKDIEFPQSDDLISRNISCLIKLSWTEEEVRERAEKMAKAIKSVL, encoded by the coding sequence ATGCCAGGATTTGAATTATTTGGAGATGCTGAACGAAAGGAATTGAATGATGTTCTTGAGAATGGAGTTCTCATGCGTTATGGTTTCGACGGAATGAGAAATGGTCATTGGAAGGCCAAGGAATTAGAACAGGAATTACAAAACCGATTTGGTGTGAACCATGCGCAGCTTACAAGCAGCGGAACAACTGCCCTGAACGTTGCACTTGCGGTAATGGGAGTTGGGGCAGGCGATGAGGTCATCATGCCATGCTTTACCTTCGTGGCCAGCTTTGAATCCATACTGGCTTCCGGAGCCACACCGGTCCTGGTTGAAATTGACGATACACTGACTTTGGACCCTGCTGCAGTAGAGGCTGCGATTACCCCAAAAACAAAGGTTGTCATGCCCGTGCACATGTGTGGTTCAATGGCTGATCTGGATGCCTTACAAGCCATCTGTGATAAACATGATTTGTTACTTCTTGAGGACGCCTGTCAGGCGTTTGGAGGATCCTACAAAGGGAAAATGCTGGGAGCCATTGGTGATGCCGGAACGTTTTCTTTTGACTTTGTAAAAACGATCACTTGTGGTGAAGGAGGCGCCCTTCTGACCAACAACAGTGATTATGCAACCTGGGCGGACCAATACAGCGACCATGGCCATGATCATATAGGAAATGACAGAGGAGCCGAAACCCATCCCATTTTGGGTTATAATTTTAGAATTTCTGAACTTCATGCCGCGGTTGGACTGGGCCAGATCAAAAGAATGGATGAGTTTATAGGGATTCAAAGAAGGAATCATGCCATTATCAAAGCAGCTCTTAGTGAAATTCCCGAGGTTAGTTTCAGAAGAATTCCTGATCCGGAAGGAGATAGCTGCGGATTCCTGAACTTCTTTATGCCAACAGCCGAATTTTCAAACAGAGTCTTAGAAGCCTTTGCTTCACATGGGATTGATGCGTATTGGAATTATTTTAATAACAACTGGCATTATATTCGAAAATGGGATCACTTCAAGGAACTTAAAAGTTTGTTCCCTTTGTCTGATCATATTAAAAAAGGATTGTCAAACCTAAAAGATATAGAGTTTCCTCAGTCAGATGATTTGATATCGAGAAATATTTCTTGCCTGATCAAGTTATCATGGACCGAAGAGGAGGTTAGGGAAAGAGCTGAAAAAATGGCTAAGGCGATCAAATCTGTACTTTAA
- a CDS encoding NUDIX hydrolase, whose protein sequence is MDFDYFLSLNSKIEELRLGGLESQFKMIPKERKMITIESIKEANPKKAAVLALFYPDQFNLTHFLLILRASYDGTHAAQIGFPGGKFEENDGNLKITALRETSEEVGIPMERIKMIRKITDTYIPPSNFMVSTFLGLSHHKPLFKTNHEVEEIIEVPLQDLLNDKSVSVQNLTTSYMENIDVPCFHLNNRIVWGATAMMLSEIKDLIKESLL, encoded by the coding sequence ATGGACTTTGACTATTTTTTATCATTGAATTCGAAGATCGAAGAATTGCGATTAGGGGGATTAGAATCTCAGTTCAAAATGATACCCAAGGAACGAAAAATGATAACTATTGAATCAATTAAAGAGGCAAACCCGAAAAAGGCCGCTGTTTTGGCATTATTCTATCCGGATCAGTTCAACCTGACCCATTTTCTATTGATTTTAAGGGCCTCTTATGACGGAACCCATGCTGCTCAGATCGGATTCCCCGGAGGAAAGTTTGAAGAAAATGATGGAAATTTAAAAATTACTGCTCTTAGAGAAACTTCTGAGGAAGTTGGTATCCCGATGGAAAGAATAAAAATGATCAGAAAAATAACCGACACCTATATCCCCCCATCCAATTTTATGGTTAGTACCTTTCTAGGATTATCGCACCATAAACCCTTATTCAAAACAAATCACGAGGTCGAAGAAATCATAGAAGTTCCTTTACAGGACCTGCTTAATGACAAAAGCGTTTCGGTTCAAAACCTTACAACAAGTTATATGGAGAATATTGATGTCCCCTGCTTTCATCTTAATAACAGAATCGTATGGGGTGCCACAGCCATGATGTTGAGTGAAATTAAAGACTTAATCAAAGAAAGTCTTCTATAA
- a CDS encoding Dps family protein: protein MNTTVLGLDREKVAGLKESLNELLANFQVYYQNLRGLHWNIKGKSFFELHVKFEELYTDSQEKIDMIAERILTLEGTPLHTFKDYMDLAKVPVGKDVSNDRESVELIVNSLVILIEIERKILSQSAEADDEGTNAMMSDFVSEQEKTVWMLKSWLA, encoded by the coding sequence ATGAACACCACAGTATTAGGATTAGACAGAGAAAAAGTTGCAGGATTAAAGGAAAGTTTGAATGAGTTATTGGCAAATTTCCAAGTATATTACCAGAATTTAAGGGGTCTGCATTGGAACATCAAGGGTAAATCGTTTTTTGAATTGCATGTTAAATTCGAGGAATTATATACGGATTCGCAGGAAAAGATCGACATGATTGCAGAACGTATCCTTACCTTGGAAGGAACTCCGTTACATACCTTTAAAGATTATATGGATTTGGCTAAGGTGCCTGTTGGAAAAGATGTTTCAAATGACCGGGAGTCGGTTGAGTTGATTGTAAATTCACTCGTGATTTTAATCGAAATTGAAAGAAAAATACTCAGTCAATCAGCAGAAGCTGATGATGAAGGAACAAATGCCATGATGAGTGATTTTGTATCGGAGCAGGAAAAAACCGTTTGGATGCTTAAATCCTGGTTGGCATAA
- the aroB gene encoding 3-dehydroquinate synthase, which yields MQSIRSTNYFAHFQDEAYRSLGNYLNENSHSKVFILVDTNTEKYCLPGFLESAQFNLNYEVIQIKAGEEFKHIETCNYLWNTLSEKGADRKSLMINLGGGVITDMGGFVASTFKRGIKFINIPTTLLSMVDASVGGKTGVDLGVLKNQIGLFSNPEMVLVDMNFLKTVTDREMRSGLAEIIKYGFTFDKQLWDTIQQFTKIDLEKINDLVYRSVEIKNDVVLKDLLENDLRKSLNFGHTIGHAIESYFLESEDKQNLTHGEAIAAGMVIELYYSSKVFNFPFSLTESLRSFVLDFYGPVNLKKEDFSAIMDLMKFDKKNVSGKVNFVLLDTIENCKLDIQLSPELIEEGLLYYKHGNA from the coding sequence ATGCAATCAATACGATCTACAAATTACTTTGCGCATTTTCAGGATGAAGCCTATAGATCTTTAGGCAATTATTTGAATGAAAATTCTCATTCAAAAGTATTTATTCTTGTGGATACAAACACTGAAAAGTATTGCCTGCCGGGATTTTTGGAAAGCGCTCAGTTTAATTTGAATTATGAAGTAATTCAGATTAAGGCAGGTGAAGAATTTAAGCATATAGAAACCTGTAATTATCTCTGGAATACACTGTCTGAAAAAGGTGCCGACAGGAAATCCCTGATGATCAATCTAGGTGGCGGAGTAATTACAGATATGGGTGGATTTGTGGCATCTACCTTTAAAAGAGGGATCAAGTTCATCAATATTCCCACCACACTGCTTAGTATGGTCGATGCCTCAGTGGGTGGTAAAACCGGTGTTGATCTGGGGGTACTCAAAAATCAAATCGGCCTATTTAGTAATCCTGAAATGGTTTTGGTGGATATGAATTTTTTAAAGACCGTAACTGACAGAGAAATGAGGTCCGGACTTGCTGAAATTATTAAATACGGTTTTACCTTTGACAAACAGCTATGGGATACCATCCAGCAGTTTACAAAAATTGATTTAGAAAAGATCAACGATCTCGTTTACAGATCTGTTGAAATAAAAAATGACGTTGTTTTAAAGGATCTTCTTGAAAATGATCTGAGAAAATCTTTAAACTTTGGCCACACCATAGGTCATGCCATTGAATCCTATTTTTTAGAATCTGAAGACAAACAGAACCTGACTCATGGAGAAGCCATTGCGGCAGGTATGGTCATTGAACTCTACTATTCCTCCAAGGTTTTTAATTTCCCCTTTTCACTTACAGAATCACTGCGGTCCTTTGTGCTGGATTTTTACGGACCGGTTAACCTGAAAAAAGAAGATTTTAGTGCGATAATGGATCTCATGAAATTTGACAAAAAGAATGTAAGTGGCAAGGTCAACTTTGTACTTCTTGACACAATTGAAAATTGCAAACTTGATATTCAGCTCAGTCCCGAATTAATTGAAGAGGGATTGCTTTACTATAAGCATGGAAATGCATAA
- a CDS encoding LysR family transcriptional regulator, protein MTITQLKYVLAVAEYKNFTQAAEHSFVTQPTLSMQIQKLEEELEVTIFNRKKKPIQLTPIGEKIIQQARLIVDESERINDIVDQQKGFIGGEFKLGIIPTIMPTLLPIFLKNFLKKYPKVKLIIEELTTEEIIKKLSEGHLDVGIAATPLENEAIKERPIYYEPFIGFVSSEHRLFNKPNISEEDLDIDDVLLLEEGHCFKNSVINICQNKNTIDNNHFQLESGNIYTLVKLSKEGLGMTLIPYLHSLELPEQDKQYLKEFSNSVPAREVSIIYHKSQLKMQLIEALKTTIDGVIRGAISFHDVKIISPLNKKSVEI, encoded by the coding sequence ATGACCATTACTCAGTTGAAATATGTCCTTGCCGTTGCCGAATACAAAAATTTTACACAGGCAGCCGAACATAGTTTTGTTACCCAGCCTACACTTTCCATGCAGATTCAAAAATTGGAGGAAGAACTGGAGGTAACTATTTTTAACAGAAAGAAGAAACCGATTCAACTGACTCCAATAGGAGAAAAGATCATTCAGCAGGCACGATTGATTGTTGATGAAAGTGAAAGAATTAATGATATTGTCGATCAGCAAAAAGGATTCATAGGTGGCGAATTTAAGCTTGGAATTATTCCTACGATCATGCCGACTTTACTACCCATATTTTTAAAGAACTTTTTAAAAAAGTACCCAAAAGTCAAATTGATTATCGAAGAATTGACCACTGAAGAGATAATTAAGAAACTAAGTGAAGGGCACCTTGACGTCGGAATTGCCGCGACCCCTCTGGAAAATGAGGCTATTAAGGAACGGCCTATCTACTATGAACCCTTTATTGGATTCGTGTCTTCAGAGCATCGCCTTTTCAATAAACCAAATATCTCAGAAGAGGATCTCGACATCGACGATGTTTTACTTCTTGAAGAAGGACATTGCTTTAAAAACAGTGTGATTAACATTTGTCAAAATAAGAATACCATTGACAATAATCATTTCCAGCTGGAAAGCGGAAATATATATACGCTTGTAAAATTGAGTAAAGAGGGCTTGGGCATGACCCTGATTCCTTACCTGCATTCACTGGAACTGCCGGAACAGGATAAACAATATTTAAAGGAATTTTCAAATAGTGTACCGGCACGTGAGGTAAGTATCATATACCATAAATCACAGCTTAAAATGCAACTTATTGAAGCATTGAAAACCACAATAGATGGTGTCATAAGAGGTGCGATATCTTTTCACGATGTAAAAATTATCAGCCCTCTTAACAAGAAATCAGTCGAAATTTAA
- the bshA gene encoding N-acetyl-alpha-D-glucosaminyl L-malate synthase BshA: MNIGIVCYPTYGGSGVVATELGMALAQKGHQVHFVTSHQPVKLNFLNHNLHFHEVFVENYPLFHYQPYNLALSSKLVESVEKYNLDVLHVHYAIPHAYAAYMAKQMLKDVGIDIPIVTTLHGTDITLVGSHPVYKPAVEFSINHSDAVTTVSQSLKEDTLRLFNIRKNIEVIYNFIDFEQQENWNSEDCIRGTLAKPDEKILAHVSNLRPVKRVLDVIRIFHKVQEQISAKLILVGDGPDREKADLLAKELGINEKILFLGKSDEIRKILCLSDLFLLPSETESFGLAALEAMAGKTPVISSNTGGLPEVNIDGVTGFLSDVGNVDEMAKNAIYLLSNEKRLEKFKQQAFNEAHRFSIDSILPKYEKMYMRVIKNGH; encoded by the coding sequence ATGAACATAGGAATTGTTTGCTATCCCACCTATGGAGGTAGTGGCGTAGTGGCAACCGAACTTGGAATGGCCCTGGCACAAAAGGGGCATCAGGTACATTTTGTAACCTCTCATCAACCCGTGAAATTGAATTTTCTCAATCACAACCTACATTTTCATGAGGTTTTTGTTGAAAATTACCCTTTGTTTCATTATCAACCCTATAATCTGGCTCTTTCAAGTAAGTTGGTGGAGTCTGTTGAAAAATACAATCTGGATGTATTACACGTGCACTACGCCATTCCTCATGCTTATGCCGCCTATATGGCAAAGCAAATGCTCAAGGATGTGGGTATTGACATTCCTATTGTAACAACTTTGCATGGAACAGATATAACTTTGGTTGGAAGCCATCCGGTTTATAAGCCAGCTGTGGAATTTAGTATTAATCATTCGGATGCCGTTACCACTGTATCACAGAGTTTAAAAGAGGATACGCTGAGATTATTTAATATCAGAAAGAATATTGAGGTCATTTATAATTTTATTGATTTTGAACAGCAGGAAAACTGGAATTCCGAGGATTGTATCCGAGGAACCCTGGCAAAACCTGATGAAAAGATTCTTGCTCACGTAAGTAACTTGAGACCAGTCAAAAGGGTATTGGATGTAATTCGGATTTTCCACAAAGTTCAGGAACAGATCTCGGCTAAACTTATTCTTGTCGGAGATGGCCCTGACAGAGAAAAGGCAGATCTGCTTGCAAAAGAGTTAGGTATCAATGAAAAGATACTGTTCCTGGGAAAAAGTGACGAAATAAGAAAAATACTATGTTTGTCGGACCTGTTTTTGCTTCCTTCAGAAACTGAGAGTTTCGGGTTGGCTGCTTTGGAGGCCATGGCTGGAAAAACTCCTGTTATTTCAAGCAATACGGGGGGGCTCCCTGAAGTAAATATTGATGGAGTTACCGGGTTTTTAAGCGATGTCGGAAATGTTGATGAAATGGCTAAAAATGCGATCTATCTTCTTAGTAATGAAAAGAGGCTTGAAAAATTTAAACAGCAGGCATTTAATGAAGCACACCGATTTTCAATCGATTCCATTCTTCCCAAATACGAAAAAATGTATATGAGAGTTATAAAAAACGGTCATTAG
- a CDS encoding iron-containing alcohol dehydrogenase family protein, producing the protein MSFRNFPMVPRVVFGRGSFNQLEEILESKRTNEKSPFIFLVDDVFKGKESLISRIPLNQKDQVIYISADEEPKTVYVDAIRDDIVKQFSDVPSGIIGIGGGTLLDYAKAVALMLTNPGSSADYQGWDLVKNPAVYHVGIPTISGTGAEVSRTTVLTGPERKLGMNSDYTPFDQVVLDPELLDGVPKNQWFYTGMDCYIHCIESLTGTYLNAFSQSYGEKSLDLCREVYLEKDEIDEDSQDKLMMASWHGGMSIAYSQVGVAHAMSYGLSYLLGTKHGVGNCIVFDQLEEFYPEGVKEFKEMVVKHGIDIPKGLCKDLTDEQFDTMIDVALSLVPLWENALGADWQKTITREKLRSMYEKM; encoded by the coding sequence ATGAGTTTTAGAAACTTTCCCATGGTTCCAAGAGTAGTATTTGGAAGAGGTAGTTTTAACCAATTGGAAGAAATTTTAGAGTCCAAGAGAACGAATGAAAAGTCTCCTTTTATATTTTTAGTGGATGACGTTTTCAAGGGGAAAGAAAGCCTTATCTCAAGAATTCCTTTGAATCAAAAGGATCAGGTGATCTATATAAGTGCTGATGAAGAACCTAAAACAGTATACGTAGATGCGATCAGGGATGATATCGTCAAACAATTTTCTGATGTTCCCTCGGGAATTATTGGGATTGGAGGAGGAACACTTCTGGACTATGCCAAAGCAGTTGCTTTAATGCTTACCAATCCGGGGTCCTCAGCTGATTATCAGGGTTGGGACCTTGTGAAGAATCCAGCGGTTTATCATGTTGGTATTCCGACAATTTCAGGAACCGGAGCCGAGGTGTCAAGAACAACTGTATTGACTGGGCCAGAGCGAAAACTGGGAATGAACTCTGATTACACGCCCTTTGACCAGGTAGTACTGGATCCTGAACTATTGGACGGTGTACCAAAGAATCAGTGGTTTTATACAGGTATGGATTGTTATATTCATTGTATTGAGTCCTTAACCGGTACTTATTTGAATGCCTTCAGTCAAAGTTATGGGGAAAAGTCTTTGGATCTTTGTCGTGAGGTTTATCTTGAAAAGGATGAGATCGATGAAGATTCGCAGGATAAATTGATGATGGCATCCTGGCATGGAGGTATGAGCATCGCTTATTCTCAGGTAGGTGTGGCCCATGCCATGAGTTATGGTTTGTCTTATTTATTGGGAACCAAACACGGAGTGGGAAATTGTATTGTTTTTGATCAGTTGGAAGAGTTCTATCCGGAGGGCGTTAAGGAATTTAAGGAAATGGTTGTCAAACACGGTATAGATATTCCAAAGGGACTCTGTAAGGATCTGACGGACGAACAATTTGATACAATGATCGATGTGGCACTGAGTCTTGTTCCATTATGGGAAAATGCTTTAGGAGCGGATTGGCAAAAGACCATTACCCGAGAAAAACTAAGGTCAATGTATGAAAAGATGTAG
- a CDS encoding lysophospholipid acyltransferase family protein codes for MGLFKRDVFGKNLFLKKTLIRVLGLFSHRRYRGFNKLQIEGSEIIRDLPHNNVLFVANHQTYFADVAAMLHVFNASLSGRVDSIKDVGYLWQPKLNIYFVAAKETMRAGILPKIMEYAGSISIERTWREKGKDVNKKVKMSDVSNITKALKDGWVITFPQGTTTPFKPIRRGTAHIIRQNKPIVIPIVIDGFRRSFDKKGLLIKKRGILQSMVIKKPMEIDYENDTIEEIVEKLQYAIEQHPSFLKVTKVEDYHKSERELNKKREFWDMY; via the coding sequence ATGGGCTTATTTAAGAGAGATGTTTTTGGCAAAAACCTTTTTTTGAAAAAAACATTGATTAGAGTATTGGGGTTATTTTCCCATAGAAGATACAGAGGCTTCAACAAATTACAGATTGAAGGTTCTGAGATCATCAGGGACCTCCCTCACAACAACGTTTTATTTGTTGCGAACCATCAGACGTATTTTGCGGATGTTGCCGCAATGCTTCACGTCTTTAATGCATCATTAAGTGGTCGCGTTGACAGCATTAAAGATGTGGGCTATTTATGGCAACCCAAACTCAATATCTATTTTGTAGCCGCAAAAGAAACCATGAGAGCAGGAATACTACCAAAGATCATGGAATATGCGGGCTCTATTTCGATAGAAAGAACCTGGAGAGAAAAAGGAAAGGATGTCAACAAAAAAGTAAAGATGTCTGACGTTTCAAACATTACCAAAGCGTTAAAAGACGGCTGGGTCATCACTTTTCCGCAGGGAACCACCACCCCCTTTAAACCGATCCGACGAGGAACTGCTCATATAATCAGGCAGAATAAACCCATCGTTATTCCTATTGTTATCGATGGGTTCAGAAGATCTTTCGATAAAAAGGGCTTGCTCATCAAAAAAAGAGGAATTTTGCAGTCTATGGTGATCAAAAAACCAATGGAGATAGACTATGAAAATGATACCATCGAAGAAATCGTGGAAAAATTACAATATGCCATAGAACAACATCCTTCATTTTTAAAAGTCACCAAAGTTGAAGACTACCATAAAAGTGAAAGAGAACTCAATAAAAAAAGAGAATTCTGGGATATGTATTAA
- a CDS encoding proline dehydrogenase family protein produces the protein MNELFNNTEVAFSLKSDSELERAYFLFKLIKSEPLVKIGTAVTKFALKSSLPVEGLIRSTVFDHFCGGVSETDCMPIIEKMHDKSVYSVLDYSVEGKEEEAQFDSVLNKTLSLINFVNEKEAMPFAVFKPTGFGRFELYRKITEGEALNEKEKEEWERVVDRFEKVAKACFEKNECLLVDAEESWMQKAADDLMEDLMEKYNKEKVIVFSTLQLYRHDRLDYLKGLHQRAKKKGYKIGMKLVRGAYMEKERERAEEKKYLDPICATKEETDKNFNDVLKYMFDNIDDMAIFCGTHNEESSYLLMDLIEKAKMDKRDNRLWFGQLYGMSDNISFNLADQGFNVAKYLPFGPVKDVMPYLIRRAEENTSVAGQTNRELDLISKEKKRRKL, from the coding sequence ATGAATGAACTTTTTAATAATACTGAGGTGGCTTTTAGTCTAAAATCTGATTCAGAGTTGGAAAGAGCCTATTTTTTATTCAAATTAATTAAGAGTGAACCCCTGGTTAAAATTGGAACCGCGGTCACCAAATTCGCTCTGAAATCTTCACTGCCTGTTGAGGGATTGATTCGGTCAACGGTATTCGATCATTTTTGCGGAGGCGTTAGTGAAACCGATTGTATGCCGATCATTGAAAAGATGCATGACAAGAGTGTATATTCCGTACTCGACTATTCGGTTGAAGGAAAGGAAGAAGAAGCTCAGTTTGATTCTGTACTGAATAAAACCCTTTCGCTGATCAATTTTGTCAATGAGAAAGAAGCCATGCCATTTGCCGTCTTTAAGCCAACTGGATTCGGCAGGTTTGAATTGTACAGGAAAATAACGGAAGGAGAAGCATTGAATGAGAAGGAGAAGGAGGAATGGGAAAGGGTTGTGGACCGATTTGAAAAGGTGGCAAAAGCCTGTTTTGAAAAGAATGAATGTTTGCTCGTGGATGCCGAAGAGAGTTGGATGCAGAAAGCTGCGGATGATCTCATGGAAGATTTGATGGAGAAATACAATAAGGAAAAGGTGATTGTATTCAGTACCTTACAGCTTTATCGGCATGACAGGTTAGACTATTTAAAAGGCCTTCATCAACGAGCAAAAAAGAAAGGTTATAAGATTGGTATGAAGCTTGTAAGAGGAGCTTATATGGAAAAAGAAAGGGAGCGGGCAGAAGAAAAGAAATACCTGGACCCGATTTGTGCCACAAAGGAGGAAACGGATAAGAACTTCAATGATGTTCTCAAATATATGTTTGACAATATAGACGACATGGCCATTTTTTGTGGAACGCATAATGAAGAGAGTTCTTATTTACTGATGGACCTGATCGAGAAGGCTAAAATGGATAAGAGAGACAATCGATTGTGGTTTGGCCAACTGTATGGTATGAGTGATAATATTTCCTTTAACCTGGCGGACCAGGGATTCAATGTGGCCAAATACCTGCCTTTTGGCCCTGTAAAAGATGTGATGCCCTACCTGATTCGACGCGCGGAGGAAAACACTTCAGTGGCAGGTCAAACCAACCGTGAACTGGACCTTATTTCTAAGGAGAAGAAAAGAAGGAAACTATAA
- the kdsB gene encoding 3-deoxy-manno-octulosonate cytidylyltransferase, which yields MKIIAMIPARYGATRFPGKLMADLGGKPVIVRTYMATKATNLFDEVYVVTDSDIIKNVVEKEGGKAIMSQKEHECGSDRIAEAVEHLDVDIVVNVQGDEPFVKKEPLQAVIDVFNGTDADKIDLASLMQEITDWKDITDPNYVKVIVDKDDFALYFSRSPIPYPRDKDAGARYFEHIGVYAFRKQAILDFYHLPMRALEATEKVECIRYLEYGKKIKMVETSYMGIEIDTPEDLEKAARFIKD from the coding sequence ATGAAAATTATTGCAATGATTCCTGCCCGTTATGGAGCCACGAGGTTTCCGGGTAAATTAATGGCTGACCTTGGAGGAAAGCCCGTAATTGTAAGGACTTACATGGCAACCAAGGCCACAAACCTTTTTGATGAGGTCTACGTTGTAACTGACAGTGACATTATTAAGAACGTAGTTGAAAAGGAAGGCGGCAAGGCCATTATGAGTCAGAAGGAGCATGAATGCGGTTCTGACCGAATTGCAGAAGCAGTTGAGCATCTGGATGTGGATATCGTTGTGAATGTTCAGGGAGATGAACCTTTTGTTAAAAAGGAACCTCTTCAAGCCGTAATTGACGTTTTTAATGGTACCGATGCAGATAAAATCGATCTTGCGTCACTGATGCAGGAAATCACCGACTGGAAAGATATTACAGATCCGAATTACGTTAAAGTTATTGTGGACAAAGACGATTTTGCTCTTTATTTTTCGAGATCTCCGATTCCCTATCCAAGAGATAAAGATGCAGGTGCGAGATATTTTGAGCACATTGGTGTATATGCTTTTAGAAAACAGGCAATACTCGACTTTTATCATTTGCCAATGAGAGCTTTGGAAGCTACGGAAAAAGTGGAGTGTATTCGCTATCTGGAGTACGGGAAGAAAATCAAGATGGTCGAAACAAGCTACATGGGGATTGAGATTGACACCCCTGAAGATCTTGAGAAAGCGGCAAGATTTATTAAAGATTAA
- a CDS encoding adenosine deaminase — MKTFIEGLPKAELHLHIEGTFEPELMFEIARRNNISIPFNSVKEIEEAYQFDCLQDFLDIYYQGAGVLITERDFYDLTYSYLEKCADQNVKHTEIMFDPQTHTERGIAFSTVINGIHKACKDAKNNLGVSSILIMSFLRHLSEEEAFNTLKESLPFKDWITAVGLDSSEKGNPPSKFKNVFEASVKEGYIPLAHAGEEGDADYVWEALDILRIIRIDHGNNSLQDPVLVDEIVKREIALTVCPLSNKALQVVPDLKDHPLKKMMDSGMKVTVNSDDPAYFGGQVNQNFIEIQKALELTKKDLYQLAKNSFEYSLLNRDSKEKYLAELDAYYQQNIGK, encoded by the coding sequence ATGAAAACATTTATTGAAGGATTACCAAAGGCAGAATTACATTTGCATATAGAAGGCACGTTCGAACCTGAACTGATGTTTGAAATTGCCCGGAGAAATAACATTTCAATTCCCTTTAATTCAGTAAAAGAAATCGAGGAGGCCTATCAATTTGATTGCCTTCAGGATTTTTTGGACATCTATTATCAGGGAGCAGGAGTCTTGATCACTGAACGTGACTTTTATGATCTTACCTACAGTTATCTTGAAAAGTGTGCTGATCAAAACGTGAAACATACAGAGATCATGTTTGATCCCCAAACACATACCGAAAGGGGCATTGCGTTTAGCACGGTAATCAATGGAATACATAAGGCTTGTAAAGATGCAAAAAATAATCTAGGGGTTTCATCCATTCTTATTATGAGCTTTTTAAGACATTTGTCTGAAGAAGAGGCTTTTAACACTCTTAAAGAGTCACTACCCTTTAAGGATTGGATAACAGCTGTCGGACTGGATTCCTCTGAAAAAGGAAATCCTCCTTCAAAATTCAAAAACGTTTTTGAGGCCTCGGTCAAAGAAGGCTATATACCGCTTGCACATGCGGGCGAAGAAGGAGATGCAGATTATGTCTGGGAGGCACTGGATATTCTAAGGATCATAAGGATCGATCATGGAAATAATTCTTTACAGGACCCGGTACTGGTTGATGAAATTGTCAAAAGAGAAATAGCCTTGACGGTATGTCCTTTGTCAAACAAGGCCCTACAGGTAGTTCCGGACCTTAAGGATCATCCCCTGAAAAAAATGATGGATTCGGGTATGAAAGTGACGGTAAATTCTGATGATCCGGCCTATTTTGGAGGACAGGTAAACCAGAATTTCATTGAAATTCAAAAGGCTTTGGAACTTACAAAAAAGGATCTTTACCAACTTGCAAAGAATTCATTTGAATACTCTTTACTCAACAGGGACTCTAAAGAAAAGTATCTTGCTGAACTTGACGCCTATTATCAACAAAATATCGGGAAATAA